The following DNA comes from Brassica oleracea var. oleracea cultivar TO1000 chromosome C5, BOL, whole genome shotgun sequence.
CCGCATGGAACTTATCAGAGATCTGAAGAAAGCTATGTGTGCATAGTACGATGATGTGAAGACAGATCCTGTTTTCACACATATCATGGCTATTGCCGAAAATGATCTCAAGTTCTCTAGGAAACTAGTGGATAGCTTCATATGTAGGCAGCTGATTACCTCAAAGCTGCATGAGAAGTGGTTTGTTTTTGCGAGGACGCCTCTCCGGTTTTCGCTTCTGGAGTACCATGTTGTGACAGGCCTCAAGATTACACGGGAAACTAACAGTGACGTAGTGAAATGGAAAAACGACGGGGTTTTTTGGAGTAACCTACTGCACACAGGTGGTAAGATCACCTTACAGTCGATCAGAAAGGTTCATCTACAAGAAGTTCACACTTGGACGCGGCTTGATAAGATGAGGTTGATCTACTTGTGTGTAATAGTGGGTGTGGTGATGGGGAGAGATGAGAAGGTGTCCATCCCTCATATGTACATCAAGTTGGTGATGGATTTTGACAAGGTTCGGAAGTTCCATTGGGGTCTTCACTCGTATGATTTCCTGTTGAGTTCGATTGAGAAGGCAATGAAGAAGTTGGGTAAGAAGGAGAGCTACATTTTCGAGGGTTTCTCCTATGCTCTCCAGATTTGGATTATGGAGGCAATTCCTGATTTTGGAGAAATATTAGGCAGAAGAGTCTCAGACAGCTTCAAAGGTCCAAGGTGTGGCAATTGGAAAGGAGTTGCAAAAGTTTCTTATGAAGACATCATTGAGCTCGAGGACTCCTTAACTAAGAAGGTAACATTCTCTCTGTTTTTTTCTTTTATATGGTTGTTGTATATATTTTGTTTGGATTTTCATGTTTTAACTGTTTGCAGGATAACTTCTTCTCGGTCATATCAGTGACTGGTAGGCGAATAGGGAGAGGGTGTTTACAGAGAGGATGGGGAAGATGGAGATTGATGTTTCACAGCTCAGGGACGCAATCAGTTTGACTGGTGAAGGAAACTATCCTAGCAAGAAAGAAGCTGAAGAAGCTCCACTAAACATCAAAGCCAAGAAAGCTCCACCTAAGAGCAAAGGCGCTCAAGCTCCACCTAAGAGCAAAGGCGCTCAAGCCCCATCTAAGCGCAAAGGCGATCAACCTACTCCAACAAAAAAGGTACTACCTAAGAGAAAGTGTAGAACTTGATGAACTTGGAACTACGATGCTTGAGTTAGGGTGCTGGAGCTAGGCTTTTGGAACTTCATATTGACTGTGTAATATTATGTAATATGGAATGTGAAACTTTGTGTAATAGGTTTCTAAAGTATAATATGTTTGACTGTTTGTGTATGAAACTCTATGAATGTAATGCTTTGTTTGTGTTATGAATAAATGGCTTCTTCTTATATGCATTGTTTTAAATTTTAATGAATAGGATGGGAAAAAGATTTCTACAGAAACTAATGATTTTGATTTCGGATTGAGTACACAAGACTTGCGGGACCTGTCCCAAGCTACATTTGTTGAGGGTTTTGATNNNNNNNNNNNNNNNNNNNNNNNNNNNNNNNNAATCAACACCGTTGAACATGGCTCAACTGCAGTGGAATAATGAGCAAATAGATCGAACCAAAGAAGACTCGCCAGATGCCGCATTGGTGTTTTTCCGTAAAGAGGATTGGGAAAAAGTTAAAACTTGGTCAACTTCCTCCACGTAAGTACTCTATTCTCATTCATCTGTCATGTATTGATATATTTTAAATAAAATGTATAATTGTTTTATAATTTTATCATTGTATTTGGTTTCAGACGTCTACGGATTGGACCTGCCACTTTAGATTTTGAGATTGCTAATCGTCTAACATGAGATATGGAATATAAATGTGGATCGGCTGTATGTCCCTGTTCATGTCAGTGGGAATCATTGGATCGCCTTGTGCATCATTTTCGTGACGAGGAGCATTGATGTGTTCGCCTGCTCGGGTAGGAAAAGGTACAAGGAGGTGGATGGGTTCGCAAACCTTATTCCGCGTATTGTCAAAGCAGGTCAGCCTATGAGACACCAGAAGGATTTTGCAGTCGGTGCATATACTGTTTCCTATGTCCCTGTTGGGAATCTGAATAAAAGTGCATGTGACTGTGGCGTCTATGCAGTGAAGTTCATTGAGTGCCATGCGCTTGGATTGGAGTTGTCGTTGTTGCATGATGGTAACATTATCGAAGCTCGCCACAGGATTTTATGGGATCTTTGGGAAGCAGCTAATGATCTAGAATTGATTGACAGGATGTCAAAGTATCAATCCCCAGAGTGTCTCTCTTCGACTGTAGAGGAGATTCTGTGAGACTGCTTGGTTTCAAGTTCTAATGTAATGAACAAGATTGCTTAATCTGATGTAGAACTTCTAGTGTTTTATTATCATTTTTAGGAACAAGAATGCTTAGTCTATTGTACAACTTCTAGTGTTTTATTATGATTTTTAGGATCGACTCTTCTAATCTGATGTACATCTTGTGGTTTTATTATTAAGAGTTTTTAGCTGAAGAATGCTAGAATTTAACACTGTTTTAAATTAGAACCCTAACCAAAACCCTAAACATACCCTAAACGAAACCAAAACCCGGAACAAGACCACAATCAACCCTAACCTAAACCCTAAACATACCCTAAACGAAACCAAAACACGGAACAAGACTATAAGAACAATTATCAAAACTATTTTACTAGATCATCCCGTAGGAGTAAATAAATCGAATCAAATGTAATACACTTAACTTGGCTTCTTGTAAACCAGACTTTTGATCCAACTCAACAATCANNNNNNNNNNNNNNNNNNNNNNNNNNNNNNNNNNNNNNNNNNNNNNNNNNNNNNNNNNNNNNNNNNNNNNNNNNNNNNNNNNNNNNNNNNNNNNNNNNNNNNNNNNNNNNNNNNNNNNNNNNNNNNNNNNNNNNNNNNNNNNNNNNNNNGTGCGGGAAAGGGGTTGTGATATTCTATTCGAGAACTGATGACAATCCTTACCGACGGTTCTATAGATGTGAAATATGGGCACATGTTCATAGTCTTATTCGATTTTCGATTTGTTATGTTCTTTTTTTGTCTAATTCGATATTCGATTGTGTAGGACAAATATGCTGTTTTTTCATTCCATTTTGTTTCTCCTAACTTGATTTTCGTTTCTATGTAGCGAAAGAAGGAAAATCATTTATTTAAGTGGGTTGATGACGCCCTGCTTGATGAGATTCGAAGGGTAGGCTGAGAAAAGGAGAATTGTCGAAGATATTGAAGATCTGAAAAGTAGTATCACACAGACAATAGTAGAAGAAGTTAGGAAGCAGAAAAATTCACTCGAATTAGGTTGCTTAGGAAGCATTCTATGGCTTTTTGGAAGATTAAGAAGCCAAGAATGAGTGAANNNNNNNNNNNNNNNNNNNNNNNNNNNNNNNNNNNNNNNNNNNNNNNNNNNNNNNNNNNNNNNNNNNNNNNNNNNNNNNNNNNNNNNNNNNNNNNNNNNNNNNNNNNNNNNNNNNNNNNNNNNNNNNNNNNNNNNNNNTTTTTGTGCTCAGTGTTCTGTTCTCTTACAATCCACCTTCCTTGTTGAAAAATCGGGCAGCAGCTATTGTCAAACAAACTCAAACTCAAACTCAAATTCAAACTCAAACTCAAAAGCATAGCTGAACATAACATAACTAAACAAACAGAAAGATAGAGACGTGATGAGAAAATAATGTCAATATATAGCAATGAAACTGAGAAAATAACCATATGAGAATTATCCAAAGTATAACAATCAAAATGAAAACAAAGTTGATTGTTTTTAGAAGAAAATACCATACGAGACAAGGTAATACTGCACTTTCAAACACCACAACTTGCATACTTGAACAGACCAACCTGTAACAGAAACATCCATACATGAAACACAATTAAATCGAGATTGAAAAACATATAAACGATCTGGCCATATAAGCTGACCCTTACCATATGTGACTGGCTATATTCGTATTTTACAAGTTGCTCTGTTGTGCCCACTAATACCACATCTACTACACTTGCGAGGCTGTCTCTTTTGTGATGTTTGCGATGACCGAATTTTATCTTCAACAGTTTCATATCTGCGTTTTCTATTCCTTCCAACTGATTTTCTTGACTCTGGTGGTAGCACATTGACCACGACAACATCTTCTGGCATGGACCAAGCATCCTCAGGAACAGCAATAGGATTGATGCTTTCATGATAAGCTTCTCGCCAAGCTTCTGTAGTGTAAAATAAATCAGTCAATGTGTGTGGCTGTCTGCCAACATGAAAACCAGCTTTAATTGCGTGCCGACAAGGTATTTTCATCAGGTTGTACTTCCCACATGAGCAAGTACGTCTATCCAAATAAACTAAGCAGTCGATTTTATCACCTCTAACAAGCAATCGACCATCGCTGACAGGGTAAACTGCAAATCTTTTGCCTTTCTTGGTTCTCCTTTCAATCTTTTTCTTCACATCTATGGTAAGAGGATGATTGTGCTTTGAAATCTTTTTTTTACGGTTATAAAACCACCGAGTCAGCATTTCCCTGATACTGTCCAACAAGGGAATGATTGGATACTCTCTCGGCGAACGCAAAGCAGAGTTGATGGATTCGGCAGGGTTTGTTGTCCTTATGTCATATCTATATCCAGAGAATTGACATCTTGCCCACTTTTGGACTTCAGCATCCCTTAGGTATTTTCCAATTGCCGGACTGATATTACACACATTAGCAAATATCTTTTCAAACTCAGCAACTCTATAAACCTTGGACGCCTTTGCAACCAACCCAACAAGTCATTTCCCATGGTAATATGTTACCACATTATTCAACAAATGATGAATGCAAATACCATGTTTAGCTATTGGATACACAGTCACAAGCGCCTTAGCAATGGCCGCACGTCTGTCCGAAATGAAAGCCAAATGATGATCATCAGCAATGACAATATTTAGTTGTCTCATAAACCATTCCCAAGAATTTTCATTCTCTGAGTCGACTACTCCGAATGCAAGAGGATACAAATTAGAATTTCCGTCTACAGCGTTGCAACCAATAGAACTCCTTTGTATTTGTTCTTCAGAAAAGTGTCATCAACCACAATAACCCTCCTTATGACTCTGTTAAATCCTCGTATCGATTGCCCAAATGCAATAAACAGGTACCGAAATCTCCCTTTGCTGTCAATCTCATACGATGAATGTGTACCCGGATTAGCCTCTCTCAGCATGTGCAAGTATTTCGGTATTTTTCCATAACTTCTCTCTGGTATACCTCTAACATCATTAACCGCATATTCACAAGCATCCCATGCTAAAGATTTCGTGATCTCACCGCCATAATCCATAAGCATAATATGTATTATATCATTGCATTTCGGCCCTTCCTTAACCCCTTCATATCTATGCATAATCAGACTTCCTATAGTTTTGGCCGAAGCAGTCCTACCCGGTTTGGTTTTGCTTGAAGGTGCACATGTATGTTCACCGACATACTTTTTGATAATGAAATATGCAGAATCCTTCAAACACTCTGCTCGAACACACCAATTGCATGCATTATCCTCACATCTAACATACCAAAGCTGTCTATCTGTTTTGATAACTTCGTAGTGAAAGTTATGCTTCATTGCACATATTTCGAAAGTCGCCTTCAGCAAAGTTTTGTTCTCAAACAATTGTCCCTTCTTAACAACATTGAGCACAGAAAACTTTGACATCTTATGTATGTCCTCTTTGGCCGAGATCATGGTATCAGCATGATAGGCATCCTCATCAACTTCGACTCTGCTAATCTTTTCTTTCTTTTTCTCGCACTGCCTCTCAACAAACACATGAGCTGGTTCGTTCCCCCTATCAACCGAGTTTCCCTCCTCTTGAGCAGTACTTGAATCAGCTGGCGACTTGTTAAGATCAAAGTCTGGTTCATTCAGATTCTCAACTTTGGCTTTAGATGTTACACACAATCGAGTAGAAACACACTTTTGAACAAAACCAACAAAATTTTGAAGCTGTCGATCATTTGCAATGATCACAGGTGGACAAGTTGATGTATTGATCAACTCAGTAGGTAGATAACTCAACTCCAAATCGGGTAAGCTATCTTCTTCCATATCAAAATCCTCCAAAACCATTCTTTTAAAAACTTCTAAGGTAGAACTTGATTCCAATAACAGTAGCCTAGCCCCTTTCTCATCAGCCGAAAAAACCCATCCCGTGGTTGCTCCAAACTCCCAAACACCACATGTTGTATAGATATGCATCATAGAACAAGAGTTTGTGAAAATCACAAGACAAACTATAGAGAAATCATAGGGAAATCATAGATTGGTGAAGAACATTAAAAATCGTTTTTTTTTTATTTTTCACGAAGCAAATCAATGAAAACACGTTTTAGGAAGTTAGAATATTTTTAGAATATTTTTAAAAGGGCAACTTCCTTAATTTTCAAAAATACAGTCTTTTTATCCGTAGAAGGCACCTTCTGCACTGTGTAGAACATAACAAAATTCCAGAATGTAATTTCTATACTAAGTAGACGTTCGTGTATGTTTTAGATTTTGCATTCCTGATAACTTAGAATACTCAATAAAAGTAGAAACATCTTTCTGAATAAAAGTAGCGATCATTACAAATAGTATAATTTGTATTCCCTATATTTAGAATTATAGTAAAAAGTAGTTTGTACGTTCTAAAACAAGTAGATGGATGTTTTCATTCTAGAATTCACTTTCTACTCACTCGTTTTGTGTAGAAACAGAATTCTACTTTAAGTAGAACGTAATTTAAAATCATGATTTATTATGTTTTTCAACCCAAAAAAAATATGTGTTTGTGTAAATGGGTGTTTTATTAATTGTTTATATTTTTAATAATTTTTTTGATTCTTATAACTATTTATTTCATTAATTTTAACATATGGAAAGGGTAAAAGAGAGAAAAAATGAAAAAAAATGGATTTATACTATAGGGACAACTATGCTGTTTTCTCGTTCTGTTTTAGCAATTTTTCCAATAATTAATTGAGTTAAACCAATTTAACCAATAAACAAATTAAGCAGTCATGCAATTAACCAAAGTCACAAAAGTACTAGCGCTTCTTTTTATGAGACAGGAGATGCAGCAATCTATTGACACATAGCGAATCAGATATCAATACAAAAAAATTATGCTAACCAAAGAAGAGCCAATAGAACCAATAACGAATATTGACTAAAGCGAGTAAAGCTAATAACCCATACACCATGCAAAACAAACGTACGTGCAAGAACACAAACTTTACTCAAGACCAAAAAACTGGCTGGATGAAGCATGGATCCAAATTCTGTTTGGGATTACCAAGTCACCTGTTTTTAAAATAAAAAAAACTTTTACAATGATCAGTCCGGTTAGTGCAAAGCAATAAACGGATATTTTGAGTTAAGACTGATAGGACCGTATTATATAAACTACGGAGAACTGAATATTGTAAAGAATAAATTTGATAAAATTATACCAAAGATTAAGAAAAAGATGATTCAACTGCAGAGGCGAAATATTATCTTTTTCCTTAACTCAAAATATGTCCCGTAGTGCAACGGTTCGATAACATAATGAATCCCAAAATACAACTGCAAAAAAATTTCTGATTTGCGTCACTCTATCAGAAGCCTGATGGAACTAGCGAAACTAGTTTTATGTGTACTCTCAGACTCAAAAAAGAAAAGAAGAGAAAACACAAAATTAAAGAATCAAATATCCAAATGGGAGAAATATTTTTACTACACTTGTTGTATATCGAGTCTCTGATGAGTTAACACAAGTGCTCTTCTTATAGCTTGCAAAGATGATGCACGTTATGTGATAATAATGGAGATCAACAAACATAACAAATCAATAATGGAAAATTGATTTCCATAACTTATGACTTTGTACGTTTCTTCTGCATAAAGAGGTTTTGACCAAATCAAAACTCCATCAATATACTTTACTTGGGTTTATATTTAATATTTAATCAAATATCAAAATATTTTATGAATAAGATTTAAAACAAATTAATTGACATGAAGTCTAACTAATTTATTAAATCTCAATTCAAACCCAAATATTCAAAGTGAAATATTTGTTAAAATTTATATTTAACCAAATATAAAGCTTATAAGTTTTTCATGTCATTCACTTTGAATCTCCATTTCTCATTCAAAACAACTTCGATTTTGACCAACAAATACACCATTTCATAGCGTTCACGGTGACGATTACATCGTGCCCAAATTCCGGTCTTTCCGACAGACGTCTCCGTCGAAAAACCCATCGGAAAAATGGTCCACACCACTTTGTCAAAAACGAGTTCCAACATCTTCCTCGAAACGTCAGACATATGGTTTACGATTGATATTGCTAATACAAATAATATATATAGTTTTTATTTAGGCTTTTATGATTTAGTTGAAATGCATAGAGAAATAAGGCAATATTTTTTTTGTTGGAATAAAAGGATTTCGTGGCATATATACTATTTAACTAAAAGTATAGGTTTAAATAAAATCAGTGGCAGGGTTATGTAATTACTTTGAAAATAAGAGGCACCTCAAAAAAGGGTTTTATGATTTAATAGTATTGATGGCGTTCGAGTTATATTTCTCAAAGAAACGACGAGGGTAATGAACGGTTGATAAGGAAACTTAGCCTTTATTATATAGTATTGTTTTCTTCACTAGATCATTTTTTTGTCATCTGCTAAATTAATTTGAAAATATGGAAGTTTTTACACAAACCGACAATGAACACATTTTTTCTAGAGCCAAGAGCCGACAAAGATCACTGTCCCTTCGGAGCCAAATGAAACAACAAGGTAAAGGACAAAATGAAAGGATGGAAAACTAAAACTTGAGCCGCGAATCTTATCGAGAAAATCGAGCATATGTCCTGATGATAGCAACGACTGGGAAAAAGTGCACCGATCTTCAAACTACAGATAAAAACAAGTCAATGAAGCTTGTTTGTGGATTGAGAGATATTTCCTATCCAAAGAACCAAGTTGGCAGAGACCTCAAAGCTCGCACAGCATTAAGCCGGTACTTTCATTGGCTCCAGCCATATCGTAACACAAATAGAACCATTTGGATCTTCATATGAGAACCGAGAAAAACACTCTTGTCACTAACCAAAGCAGAAACCCTCCACATTTATTGAAACAAGAATCTTAGGCTTAAGCGTAAACCATAATCATTCTTCCTTACCCAACCAACCAAGAATATAGAGAGTGTGGAAAGAGTTGGAACCGCAAGAGCTTGAGATCCTTAAACGCCAAAACCGAAATGATTCGTAAAACACTTAACCACATATCTGAACCGGAACTTACTACCACCGCGAACCAGATCACAAGTACAAACCCAGAACAGTCAGACAAATGAATCTTTTCTCATCACAAAAACGACTCCTCCACACTCCTAGCCTGAAGCTAATACTGATAAGAACTTACGGCAATTGGAGGCCGCAAACAGGATAACTCCAGGTGAACAGAATCCTTTGCTCTTCACCGGTGACGGACTTCGACCAAACCACCCAAGACCACCGTAAAGGCCACTCCAGATACTGAACCTTTTGCTTCTCCAAACCATCCCAAGCTAGAAAGGACTCAAAAACTCACGGACTCCACCAAAGCCATTCCCATCACTGCTACAACAGCGACGAGAAGAGAGCCGTCGAAACAGACCTTCAGCTTGTTCAGATTCACGACCACCAAGCCTAGATACAAACTACAATCGAAGAAGAAATAGAGGGAGCTGGACCGGCGCGTGTCAGAGGCGCCGCACAGAAGGTGAAGATGAGGGGTCGAGAGAAATTAGGTTTTTCTTAGAGAGGAACCTTCACTAGCTCCTTATTAGTTTGCCAAATAGATTACACAATAATCTGCGTAAAATATTTGATAGCATCCACCAATCACAAGGGATTAACGAAACTTCTAGAGAGTTTAATCATCACTCACCTCATGAAACACCAAACAAAACATCAATTAAAATTCCTCTTCCGTCGAGCTTAACACCGACCCAACATGTGAACGGGTCGGCCGGTCCGGCACCCAAATGGAACATGGCGATCTCGGAGGCAGTTCCTTTACTTGATGTCCACTACAATCGTAGAAGATCACTCCGGAATAACACAACGGCTCACATTTGTCTCCCATTAAAATCTTTCTCTGCCAAATGCCATATTCCTCCTCCTCTTCCTCCTCTATCACCATCTCCAACCCCGTCTTTGCTTTTGTACCTCCACAGCCGTCGTAAGCTTTTTTCTTCCGACCAGCCATAGTCTTGGCCTTGTTGCTTAAAGTCGTCAAAAGCTCCTTAGGACGTCCTTTGAGTTTAAGCTTCTTGGAGACTCGGCTTGCGTATCTAGCACAACGTACTATGAGTCAGTACATTTCGTGAGCTCTATGACAAAATATATTAAAATTAATATAACTGAATTTATCAGTTCTTCCTTATTTTAATATCTGTAATAGTTTCTTTTTATCACAAAATGCAATAAACATGAGTCAGTATTTATTTATTAAAAACAAAAATTCAAAACTATTTGATTAGCCAATATCGATATTTGTTGGGATTTATTAAATTCATGTCCAACTCTATATTGTTTGATTAGTACGATATTGTCTACTTTGGGCTTTAGGCAAGTCCGCATGGTTTTACTCTTGGTTTTCATCCAAAAAGGCCTCGTACTAATTAGAGTTGGACATCTTTATATATTAGACATTCTTTCGTCTAATATCCAATGTGAGACTTTGTTTGATATTTCACATTCTCTCCTTCAAACTAATGACCACACTCATCTCGTGTATTTTTCCTTCAGCAGATTATCTTGGCACCACCTTGTACCAGTAATCGCAGGGCTTTCTT
Coding sequences within:
- the LOC106292174 gene encoding uncharacterized protein LOC106292174, translated to MAIAENDLKFSRKLVDSFICRQLITSKLHEKWFVFARTPLRFSLLEYHVVTGLKITRETNSDVVKWKNDGVFWSNLLHTGGKITLQSIRKVHLQEVHTWTRLDKMRLIYLCVIVGVVMGRDEKVSIPHMYIKLVMDFDKVRKFHWGLHSYDFLLSSIEKAMKKLGKKESYIFEGFSYALQIWIMEAIPDFGEILGRRVSDSFKGPRCGNWKGVAKVSYEDIIELEDSLTKKDNFFSVISVTGNYPSKKEAEEAPLNIKAKKAPPKSKGAQAPPKSKGAQAPSKRKGDQPTPTKKWNNEQIDRTKEDSPDAALVFFRKEDWEKVKTWSTSSTGNHWIALCIIFVTRSIDVFACSGRKRYKEVDGFANLIPRIVKAGQPMRHQKDFAVGAYTVSYVPVGNLNKSACDCGVYAVKFIECHALGLELSLLHDGNIIEARHRILWDLWEAANDLELIDRMSKYQSPECLSSTVEEIL
- the LOC106292175 gene encoding uncharacterized protein LOC106292175; the protein is MVLEDFDMEEDSLPDLELSYLPTELINTSTCPPVIIANDRQLQNFVGFVQKCVSTRLCVTSKAKVENLNEPDFDLNKSPADSSTAQEEGNSVDRGNEPAHVFVERQCEKKKEKISRVEVDEDAYHADTMISAKEDIHKMSKFSVLNVVKKGQLFENKTLLKATFEICAMKHNFHYEVIKTDRQLWYVRCEDNACNWCVRAECLKDSAYFIIKKYVGEHTCAPSSKTKPGRTASAKTIGSLIMHRYEGVKEGPKCNDIIHIMLMDYGGEITKSLAWDACEYAVNDVRGIPERSYGKIPKYLHMLREANPGTHSSYEIDSKGRFRSSIGCNAVDGNSNLYPLAFGVVDSENENSWEWFMRQLNIVIADDHHLAFISDRRAAIAKALVTVYPIAKHGICIHHLLNNVASKVYRVAEFEKIFANVCNISPAIGKYLRDAEVQKWARCQFSGYRYDIRTTNPAESINSALRSPREYPIIPLLDSIREMLTRWFYNRKKKISKHNHPLTIDVKKKIERRTKKGKRFAVYPVSDGRLLVRGDKIDCLVYLDRRTCSCGKYNLMKIPCRHAIKAGFHVGRQPHTLTDLFYTTEAWREAYHESINPIAVPEDAWSMPEDVVVVNVLPPESRKSVGRNRKRRYETVEDKIRSSQTSQKRQPRKCSRCGISGHNRATCWSVQVCKLWCLKVQYYLVSYAFEFEFEFEFEFEFV
- the LOC106292176 gene encoding uncharacterized protein LOC106292176 is translated as MRLFKVEEKVYGRNVKRSWNLYASRVSKKLKLKGRPKELLTTLSNKAKTMAGRKKKAYDGCGGTKAKTGLEMVIEEEEEEEYGIWQRKILMGDKCEPLCYSGVIFYDCSGHQVKELPPRSPCSIWVPDRPTRSHVGSVLSSTEEEF